A genomic region of Bactrocera dorsalis isolate Fly_Bdor chromosome 3, ASM2337382v1, whole genome shotgun sequence contains the following coding sequences:
- the LOC109579193 gene encoding uncharacterized protein LOC109579193 — translation MSKLLTSADIEDGKVEVDPVTKARTEYKVIDGGYEVRTVTPQPNGTLKTSVRTFWDPKPVSEEDAKREAQNKLEIRKRFGKEVRIDKNTTMLTREIEGGYEEVYTTINDDGSRSMRTKTFFDSIPAELPDDYKVPAVDKNKKKAALVKKSSVDSTDSTESRRIVQRTDQQQGNFKQHTTVEESRRFSQSTEITENNRTVRKNSVQEQNIKQISSSTGSAADTKDKKKTKKTKSNIPPPPPDFIENDTTTVSSKRVPHGVEYTYSTKLESGKTITTSKTVYEEEEAELTEEEIRAYKKTLKDAEKHKNVTSTKKLRSESGTKKVVPSENPGDVTTVETIKIEGGTEYHYTTVTAEGIVKKAVKTVYDPVASNGGEESEEEIVEEYEEEIIEPGEKNVRTIETVKQLPKKFEEEVTVTHEKTEKKVKKSMMISH, via the exons aacTCTTGACATCCGCTGACATTGAAGACGGCAAAGTCGAGGTCGACCCTGTCACCAAGGCACGCACCGAATACAAAGTTATCGATGGCGGTTATGAGGTACGCACCGTCACCCCTCAGCCAAATGGCACCTTGAAGACCTCCGTACGCACTTTCTGGGATCCCAAACCCGTCAGCGAAGAGGATGCGAAGCGTGAGGCCCAAAATAAGCTGGAGATCCGTAAGCGCTTCGGCAAGGAGGTACGCATCGACAAAAATACAACTATGTTGACACGCGAAATTGAAGGTGGTTACGAAGAGGTCTACACCACCATCAATGATGATGGCTCACGCAGCATGCGTACTAAGACTTTCTTCGATTCAATACCAGCTGAGTTGCCTGACGACTACAAGGTGCCTGCCGTCGACAAGAATAAGAAGAAGGCGGCTTTGGTGAAGAAATCTTCGGTGGACTCGACCGATTCAACTGAATCGCGTCGTATTGTACAACGTACCGACCAACAACAGGGTAACTTCAAGCAACACACCACTGTGGAGGAGTCACGTCGTTTCTCGCAAAGCACTGAGATCACCGAAAACAATCGTACTGTACGCAAGAACTCCGTACAAGaacaaaatatcaaacaaatttCCTCTTCGACTGGCAGTGCTGCTGATACTAAGGACAAGAAGAAGACCAAGAAGACTAAGTCTAAcataccaccaccaccaccagatTTCATTGAGAACGATACCACCACTGTCAGCTCCAAGCGCGTGCCACATGGCGTTGAGTACACCTACTCTACTAAATTGGAATCGGGCAAAACTATCACCACTTCGAAGACGGTGTACGAAGAAGAAGAGGCCGAATTGACTGAAGAAGAGATACGCGCTTATAAGAAGACCTTGAAAGATGCTGAGAAGCATAAGAATGTTACATCCACAAAGAAACTCCGCTCCGAATCGGGTACCAAGAAGGTTGTACCATCTGAGAATCCCGGTGATGTAACTACCGTTGAGACTATCAAGATTGAAGGTGGCACAGAATATCATTACACCACTGTCACCGCTGAGGGTATCGTCAAGAAGGCCGTCAAGACAGTTTACGATCCAGTGGCCAGCAATGGTGGCGAAGAGAGCGAGGAAGAGATCGTGGAGGAGTACGAAGAGGAGATCATTGAGCCCGGTGAGAAGAACGTGCGCACCATTGAGACCGTGAAGCAATTACCAAAGAAGTTTGAAG AGGAGGTCACCGTCACCCATGAGAAGACCGAGAAAAAGGTAAAGAAGTCGATGATGATCAGCCACTAA